In the genome of Sciurus carolinensis chromosome 3, mSciCar1.2, whole genome shotgun sequence, one region contains:
- the Rab34 gene encoding ras-related protein Rab-34 isoform X1: MNILAPVRRDRVLAELPQCLRKEAALHVRKDFHPRVTCACQEHRTGTVGRFKISKVIVVGDLSVGKTCLINRFCKDTFDKNYKATIGVDFEMERFEVLGVPFSLQLWDTAGQERFKCIASTYYRGAQAIIIVFNLNDVASLEHTKQWLADALKENDPSNVLLFLVGSKKDLSTSAQYALMEKDAIKMAQEIKAEYWAVSSLTGENVREFFFRVAALTFEANVLAELEKSGARRIGDIVRINSDDSNLYLTASKKKPTCCP; this comes from the exons ATGAACATTCTGGCGCCGGTGCGGAGAGACCGCGTCCTGGCGGAGCTGCCCCAG TGCCTGAGGAAGGAGGCCGCTTTGCACGTGCGCAAAGACTTCCACCCCCGCGTCACTTGCGCCTGCCAGGAGCACCGGACAGGCACCGTGGG CAGATTTAAGATCTCCAAGGTCATTGTGGTAGGGGACCTGTCAGTGGGGAAGACTTGCCTCATTAATAG GTTCTGTAAAGACACCTTTGATAAGAATTACAAGGCTACCATTGGCGTGGACTTTGAGATGGAACGATTTGAAGTGTTGGGTGTCCCCTTCAGTCTCCAACT TTGGGACACTGCTGGACAGGAGAGGTTCAAATGCATTGCATCAACCTACTACCGCGGAGCTCAAG CCATCATTATTGTCTTCAACCTAAATGATGTGGCGTCCCTGGAACATACCAA GCAGTGGCTTGCTGATGCACTCAAGGAGAATGACCCCTCCAATGTGCTTCTGTTCCTCGTGGGTTCCAAGAAGGACTTGAGT ACTTCTGCTCAGTATGCGCTAATGGAGAAAGATGCTATCAAGATGGCCCAAGAGATTAAAGCTGAGTACTGGGCAGTTTCATCTCTCACTG GTGAGAATGTCCGAGAATTCTTCTTCCGTGTGGCAGCACTGACATTTGAGGCCAATGTGCTGGCTGAGCTGGAGAAATCAGGGGCCCGGCGCATTGGAGATATTGTCC GCATCAATAGTGATGACAGCAACCTCTACCTAACTGCCAGCAAAAAGAAGCCCACGTGTTGTCCCTGA
- the Rab34 gene encoding ras-related protein Rab-34 isoform X2, giving the protein MNILAPVRRDRVLAELPQCLRKEAALHVRKDFHPRVTCACQEHRTGTVGFKISKVIVVGDLSVGKTCLINRFCKDTFDKNYKATIGVDFEMERFEVLGVPFSLQLWDTAGQERFKCIASTYYRGAQAIIIVFNLNDVASLEHTKQWLADALKENDPSNVLLFLVGSKKDLSTSAQYALMEKDAIKMAQEIKAEYWAVSSLTGENVREFFFRVAALTFEANVLAELEKSGARRIGDIVRINSDDSNLYLTASKKKPTCCP; this is encoded by the exons ATGAACATTCTGGCGCCGGTGCGGAGAGACCGCGTCCTGGCGGAGCTGCCCCAG TGCCTGAGGAAGGAGGCCGCTTTGCACGTGCGCAAAGACTTCCACCCCCGCGTCACTTGCGCCTGCCAGGAGCACCGGACAGGCACCGTGGG ATTTAAGATCTCCAAGGTCATTGTGGTAGGGGACCTGTCAGTGGGGAAGACTTGCCTCATTAATAG GTTCTGTAAAGACACCTTTGATAAGAATTACAAGGCTACCATTGGCGTGGACTTTGAGATGGAACGATTTGAAGTGTTGGGTGTCCCCTTCAGTCTCCAACT TTGGGACACTGCTGGACAGGAGAGGTTCAAATGCATTGCATCAACCTACTACCGCGGAGCTCAAG CCATCATTATTGTCTTCAACCTAAATGATGTGGCGTCCCTGGAACATACCAA GCAGTGGCTTGCTGATGCACTCAAGGAGAATGACCCCTCCAATGTGCTTCTGTTCCTCGTGGGTTCCAAGAAGGACTTGAGT ACTTCTGCTCAGTATGCGCTAATGGAGAAAGATGCTATCAAGATGGCCCAAGAGATTAAAGCTGAGTACTGGGCAGTTTCATCTCTCACTG GTGAGAATGTCCGAGAATTCTTCTTCCGTGTGGCAGCACTGACATTTGAGGCCAATGTGCTGGCTGAGCTGGAGAAATCAGGGGCCCGGCGCATTGGAGATATTGTCC GCATCAATAGTGATGACAGCAACCTCTACCTAACTGCCAGCAAAAAGAAGCCCACGTGTTGTCCCTGA
- the Rab34 gene encoding ras-related protein Rab-34 isoform X3, giving the protein MNILAPVRRDRVLAELPQCLRKEAALHVRKDFHPRVTCACQEHRTGTVGFCKDTFDKNYKATIGVDFEMERFEVLGVPFSLQLWDTAGQERFKCIASTYYRGAQAIIIVFNLNDVASLEHTKQWLADALKENDPSNVLLFLVGSKKDLSTSAQYALMEKDAIKMAQEIKAEYWAVSSLTGENVREFFFRVAALTFEANVLAELEKSGARRIGDIVRINSDDSNLYLTASKKKPTCCP; this is encoded by the exons ATGAACATTCTGGCGCCGGTGCGGAGAGACCGCGTCCTGGCGGAGCTGCCCCAG TGCCTGAGGAAGGAGGCCGCTTTGCACGTGCGCAAAGACTTCCACCCCCGCGTCACTTGCGCCTGCCAGGAGCACCGGACAGGCACCGTGGG GTTCTGTAAAGACACCTTTGATAAGAATTACAAGGCTACCATTGGCGTGGACTTTGAGATGGAACGATTTGAAGTGTTGGGTGTCCCCTTCAGTCTCCAACT TTGGGACACTGCTGGACAGGAGAGGTTCAAATGCATTGCATCAACCTACTACCGCGGAGCTCAAG CCATCATTATTGTCTTCAACCTAAATGATGTGGCGTCCCTGGAACATACCAA GCAGTGGCTTGCTGATGCACTCAAGGAGAATGACCCCTCCAATGTGCTTCTGTTCCTCGTGGGTTCCAAGAAGGACTTGAGT ACTTCTGCTCAGTATGCGCTAATGGAGAAAGATGCTATCAAGATGGCCCAAGAGATTAAAGCTGAGTACTGGGCAGTTTCATCTCTCACTG GTGAGAATGTCCGAGAATTCTTCTTCCGTGTGGCAGCACTGACATTTGAGGCCAATGTGCTGGCTGAGCTGGAGAAATCAGGGGCCCGGCGCATTGGAGATATTGTCC GCATCAATAGTGATGACAGCAACCTCTACCTAACTGCCAGCAAAAAGAAGCCCACGTGTTGTCCCTGA